In Fusarium verticillioides 7600 chromosome 6, whole genome shotgun sequence, the sequence CCATCGCTTATCTGCCCGAAAACTTGGAACTGAGATCCATGGCGTCACCATATGACCGCTATCGCAGACTAACTTGACCTCATAAAATGCTTACACCCGCATCATATCCATACACTAAAGCCCGTAGGCGCGTAACTAATCGACCTTGCAGGGCACTAAAAGCGCCTGAGGTGCCCTAACCTTGATCTGCGTCGTCACCCAATCCTGCATCCTCTTAACCTGAGAAATAGCATACAGCACCGCCTGGAAGAACTCTTCATCCCAAATCGCTTGACTAACAGGGTTCAGCGCTTCCAGCCCAACGCGAAGATGAGCCAAATACACTTGTAGACTTCGCAGTGCTTCTAATACTTGCAGTTGACTCGGTGTATCGTTGCTCTCGGGGAACAATGAGTCGCGCAATGTGTGAGCGGCGTGTCTGCCACGAGCTTGATTCTCACCGAACTTGTCAACGTGAGGTTTAAGGCGTTTGGCTGTGTCTTTGGTAATTTGGATGAGAATACGAACACCAGAGTGAGCTTCTGATTCAGCCACTAGATGGTCTAGTAATTGTTTTGTTATGTcgcggaggaggaggattgaTTCGTAGGTTTCGCCTAGCCAAGTCTCCAATTGACGCTCGCGATTGCTGAGATCAATCTCCATGACGTTGGAAGTCGCAGAATCATTCTGTTCTGCTTTTTCCAAAGCTTCGGATTGCCGCTCTTTTGCCGGTGGGTGGCCGTCTGGGACTTTCGTGATGGAGATTGCACCAGATTTGAAGGTCGGTTGCTTAGATATGGGGTCCCATTCAGCTAGAAATGTCAGTAGAGACTTCAAGATTCAGGAAAAGGGGGCATACTGATGGTAAGCTCGTTTGCGGCTCGTGCTCTTCCATCCTTTGTGTCCCAATACCCAAAATGGAACGGAATGAAAGCCTGGCCTTGTGAAATCTTGCCAACTTTTaccttcatctcaacctcacctcgTCTGGATTTGATTGAAACCATGTCGCCAGTCTTCACATCAAacttctcagcatccttctcgGATACACGAATCTCAGGCTCGGGACATGCCTTTTGTAACGCGGTTCTTCCTGTCTTGGTCCTGGTATGGAAGTGATAAACATTCCGTCCCGTTGACAGCCTCAGAGGATATTCCTCGTCTGGATCTTCGTATGGAGGCACGTATTCGCACGCCTTGAGGATTGCACGGCCAGCTGGTCTGAGTTCCTTGTAGTATCCCTCAGAGTATGGAACTCCAGTCTGTAGATCATGACCATAGCTCTCGCAGTAGTCTATATCCGTGAAGAAAACACCGTCGTCGAAGAGCCGCTCTTTTCCAACTGGGTACTGATCATTGCAGGGCCACTGGATCCCGGAGCCGCCTGTAAGTTTCGCATAAGACATGCCAGTGTAATCACAAGGCCTGCCCGCAGACAGACGCTTCCATGCCTCAAAAACCTCTTCTGGCTGTGTCCACGGCGTGAGAGGCCTGTGAtctttgttcttgaagcccaTGCGACGGCTGTAGCCAAGAAAGATTTCAAGATCTGGCTTCGCCTCTCCTGGTGGTTCGACGGCCTTGTGAGACAAATGCACTGTTCTATCAACGTTTGTAAAGCACCCCGTCTTCTCACCCCATTGGGCAGCTGGAAGAACAACATCGGCAATAGAAGCCGTCTCAGTCATATAAATATCCTGACAAACGACAAACAGTTCCGGTCGGGTAAAGATGTCCCGGACTTTGGGGAGGTTGGGCAAGCTGACAAGGGGGTTCGTCCCAGAGACCCAGACCATTCGAATAGAGCCCTTTTCCATAAACGTCAACATGTTATGGATATGAGTAGGTTCATTCCAGTGCGGCACCTGGACATTGTTTATGTTCCAAAGATCTGCCAGCTCTTGCATGTGCTTTGCGTTCTGGTGGTTTCGGAACCCAGGGAACTCGCCATCGCAGCCAGTCTCGCGGTTATTCTGCGCAGTTGGCTGACCGTTCATCTGAAAGATACCACTTCCTGCTTTGCCTATTAAACCACGAAGGAGATGTATGTTGTTGATCTGGCAGGCACTTGCTGTAGCTTGGTTCGACTGATAGACACCctgaagagctgaagagagaagacTTGGTGTTTGACCGAGGATACTGGCTGCTTCTTCGATCTTGCTGGCTGGGACGCCAGTGATTTCTGAAACTCTCTCGGGGTTGTAGCCTTCAACTGTgctcttgagatcttgaagaccGACGACATGCTTTGAGACGTAGTCTTCATTGATCCAGCTATTCTTGAACATAAGATGCTGGATCCCGTTCAGCAGCGCGAGATTAGTGCCAATCCTTGGGGCCAAGTGAAGTGTAGCTTTGGAGGCAGTTTCACTGTAACGAGGGTCCACGACGATTAACTTTGGTGGAGTAGGGCCCGCCAGTCGATCAAGAACTCTCGACCAAAGCACAGTTTGGGTAGCTGCCATGTTATGCCCTACCATGAAGAGGCAGTCAGTATAGTCGATGTCAGTGTAAGAACCAGGCTGTCCATCGGACCCAAAAGACTCCCTCATTGAAGCTGCCGCAGTCGCAGTACAGAGCCTAGTATTTCCGTCCCTGAGGGTCATCAGAATATGATCTCTTTAGTAGTAGGGAACTTACATATGAAGCGTGTTCAGTCCAGCCTTCCCGATCAAAGCAAGAACATAGTATTCTTCAAGGAATAGCTGGCCGCTGGTGTAGAAAGCGATGCTGTGGGCTGTGAGTTTCTCAACGAGCTGTTTTGACTTTTTGACAATGAGATTCATGGCTTCACCCCAAGTTGCACGTTCAAGCTTGCCGTTTCGACGGATCAGGGGGTGAGTGAGTCGCTCTTTGCTGTTGATTGCCTTCCAACTAGTCACCTCAAATTAGTTAATTGAAGTCCAAGTCGTTGCGCAACTTACCCATTTAGTCCTTTGGGACCTAGTCTTCCTTTATTGACGCGGTCGGTAGCACGGCCTCTCACACCGACTACCTTGCCATCCTTAACACCAATGTCTAGCCCACAACCATTGCTAGATATATGCTGTTAGAAAAGCTCTCAAACATGTCTGTAGCCAGTTTTTTTACCTGCACAGCACACAAGCACTCTGCACCCATCTCTCCGGCTCCTCGTCACAAGCATGATCAACCCTCGTAGGCCACTGATGAACATATGGTGTTCTCGGACCCCATATATCTTCAATTGAGTCCCGCGAGCATATTGTGGGAGCTTCGCTGCACGTATCCATATTTACGTCGTCCATTAACTAAGGGGTGAtgggacaagaagaggcagacGGACGGCAAAATAAATCACTGAGAATACCTGGGCGGTCGCAGCTCTCCCCAGAAAATTGTTAATGCGACGCAAATGACTGTGCATTACCGACAAAGTGGTACTGAGCATAATTCGTCAAGATGGCATAGCCGATGGTCATGTTGACAGGATGATGCTAGCCTGACGTTATTAGTGACGCAAATGACTGTTTCCGTGATAAATAGCAATTCCACTGACGAGTTACACGTCGAAGATTTATTAGCGTATTTAATACGCATATTCTGATCCGCATTGATACAGTGCATCTCCGGCGCCCAGAAACCATGGATATTCAGCGCCGCCGACCGAACCTGTCGGCGGAACCAGACCTATCACTtggacaacatcgacacTGACAATGACCATAACATATGACTCCGCACTCTCAAAGCTAGGCCGggctgccattgaggtcagaaaaggtcaagatgagtCGGACAGAACTGAGCTGGTCTCACTGGACGAGGCAGTCGGACGAGTCTCGGCATGCGATCACTATAGccccatctcaacaccagagttTGACACATCTGCAATGGATGGCTACGCGATCTTCTCAGAGAGTACAAGGTTAGCTTCAGCAGAGCACCCGGTTTTCTTCTACGTCAAAGGTACAATCGCTGCTGGGGATGACTCTCTGACTCTGCCATTGTGTCATAAGCGCGATGGAACCGAGCCTTGCTTCGAGATCATGACTGGGGGACGATTCCCAGAGGGTGCACTTGGTGAAGTGTTCGATGCGTGTGTAAAAGTTGAAGACACTGCTAGAATTACGACAGAAGACCCAGGGCTCGGAGCCTGTATTGCCATCAGGAAGCCGATACCGAGGTACGCCAACCGTCGTTTCGCGGGTGAAGATATTCGGAAGGGAGACCTGGTGACGAAGGAAGGAGTCATTATCCAGACATCAAACATCATGCCCCTCGCTTCTGTCGCCATTGAGACGGTCAAAGTGAGGAAGAAGCCGCGGGTATGTATATGGTCGACCGGCAACGAACTGACGTCCCAAAAGTCTCATATCAGAGACGTCAATGGAGTTTATCTGAGGGTGGCGTCGAAAGAGGCCGGGGCCGATGTAACTTTTGGAGGCTCCGTTACAGATGAAGTGgatgctcttgttgagacCATAAAAGGCCGATTGGAATTATCGGCAGTGGATATCATGATTACGAGTGGAGGTGTATCAGTCGGAAAGTTCGATCACGTCCGTCAAGCACTGGAAACTCTTGGTGcaaccatcatcttccacgGCGTAGCTATCCGCCCGGGTCATCCGGTTCTCTTCGCCCTCCTACCTTCTACCTGGGGCGAGGTAGCTTTCTTTGGACTACCAGGAAATCCTGGTGCTGCCGCAGCCTGTTTCAAATTCTTGACTATCCCGTATATGCGCTATCTCTTGGGCCAGCAACCGGAGAAGCCTGTACTTGCACGCTTGGCGGACCTCCAACCAGGTAGTTCATCACGGAAGAGCATTATGGATGCGCCGAACAGAGGACTTAACTGCGACAGGTTCAGAGCTGGAGTTCTGCAAATCACAGGCGACCGGGGGCTAACAGTCCACGAAGCTACTGGGGTTTTCGGTCCAGCTAAGATGGCACCTTTCGTACAGGCAAATTGTTGGATTTATATCAAGGCAAACGAGGTCACCGAGACGGGCCAGATGGTATATTGCTATCCCATGAGTAGCTCTCTGGTATCCTGAAATACATCACTTTATAGCACCTCCAACGGCTCTTCCATGAAATTGTCTGTTGGCTCATCTCTCAATGTTTTCAGCGCATCTTCCCATTCCGACTTGACGTTCACGTTTCGTAGTAATTCCTCCGAGTCTTCAGGAAGTAACATGTGACCGCCAAGCTCCCGAATAGCCTTGCTGGGACTGAGATTTCCGGCTTTGCAGTTCTCCTTGAGATGGCTGATAGCCTCTGGACTCCATATGCCCAAGAGAGGCTCACAGAAGCCTTCTAGGTTCTTAAAGCATGTAACGGGAGGCTTGTAGTTTGATTGTAACTCCTGGAGTGCATCTGCCGTAATGGAGGGGTAGTCACAGGCCACAACTAACCAAGTCGCCTCTGGGTCTGACTCGTAGGCAGCAAGTAAGCCTGTTGCCGGGCCCTTCGACTCATTCCCTTGACTCGATTCCAAGTCTAGAATAATCTCGATGCTATTCTCGCCTGGAGTGACTTCGTACGAGACCTTGCTGGCATTCTGTAGAagctcatccatctctgAATCTTGAGCCAGAGAAATGTAGATAGTCTCTGTCTCAGGGCATACTTTGCGCAAAATCTcgatttggtgttgatatAGAGGGCGTCCATCAGGCATGGGTAATAGATGTTTTGGCGACCCCATTCGAGTGGACTTTCCACCAGCCAAGATAAGTGGCTTCACAGATGTGGATTTCATGTTCAGTTCAATGTTTGCTTTAAAATTGAAGGAATGCTCCAATTCAATCGGGGCCGGGAATGCAGATATACGCAAATGATAACCGAGGGCCGATCTTTGGACGCAAGGCCCACCAAATGAAACTGTCATGACGTGATAATGAGTAGAATAACTAGTCACTAAGAGCCAACAAAGTCAGATAATGAAATGGCTTAATCCAGATAAGAACTGTGTAATCTATGATAATGTCAATTAGATTCTTTATTCTTGTCACAGCATAATTGGGGCTCAACTATCACACTGTGAGACGCTTCCACGAGAACAAGCTAATGAAGAGCAAACACCCTGAACCCAGATCTCGGAAGACCTCGTTTCCAGGGAGGGAACATATTCATCAATGTATCATTGCCCTAAAAGTAAACAATGCTGAACCGGGAAAGACTGAGCAGCTTTCTCCCAAACCAACATCCATTCATCatagtcatcatcatccacgGCCCTAAACCGTGCCCTCATTAGTCCTTGAAGACAATCCGAAATGTTCGCTTGCTCAAAGGCGCTAGTAATTGAGTTATTGAGGTGGTCAACATCGTTCACTTGTTTCAGTCGGAGTACTGCGTGCTTGTAGCAGTTAACAAGCATAGCCACCATGTCACCTTCTTGGGATTCTTCCGGGACGAGGGCAGAATGGTGGCTTGAGGTGATGGCAAGTCTCTTGCCAGATAATGGACTTGTTTCGGGCTTATTGATGTGATGGGTGAGAGCATCGGCGATCTGCTGGATAGTACGTGGCCTAGCAGTTGAATACTTTTGAGCATTGGCCGCATGAACCCAGGTCTTGAAGTACTTTATGAACAGTTTCTGCCTTTGTTCGTCATCTTTGATCCCTGGGCTCTTGCATGAGTCTAAGATTGctgcttcatctttggtTAGGGATCTGTGAGGAAAAACAGGTTAGtccattgacatcaactATCCCCAGGACAGAGCTGTGTTTACCTTATGTCCTGAAGCAACGCGAGGGCCATAGCCTTGGACTTATCTTGAGCTCCAATCCCATCGCCACAACTTGAGAATGTATGACTTGTCGCCTTTATCCTGGTCACCTCAAATCCGCTGATGGCTAAGACTGGTGGTTCGGATAGCAATATGTGATGAGTGCCTCCAAAGGAAAGATATAAGctatcatcaccaccaccgaatCTATTGCCCACTTTGTGTATATTCTCCCATGGGACCTGTCGCCTAGACCAGTGGGGACACAAAGGAGGAATCCCGGGGGCGGTAATGGGAGAAGGGTTCATAGCATGCAAGAGGACACTCTTGATGCCTGTGGCATCTAAGAAATACCGAGCAGCATCAACCAAATCAAGCGCAAGATCTCTGTCGTAGTCGACTTTGATAAACATATCGCACCTATCTAGATCCGAAACAACACACAAGTGACCAAATACAATATCCCGTGGATCAGTGGCCCCGATTCCTCTCCGGCAGGAGAGAAGCGTGGATAATGGTGCCTCAAACGCACCGTATCGTCTACTGTTCATGTTTTCCAATGGACTGGCGTTTCGAGGCTGGCTCTGTTGAGCGATACTAGCAGAGAGCGTGTCGTGTAACATCGCAGAGACGACACCTAAGAGACGACACTCTTTATATCGACAGCCTCGCAGAAATGATGCCACCGGATTCGCAGGTTATCGCACTGAACCCAGACATCCGTGGAGAGCACGAGCTCCTGGAAAACCCAGACTCTGCGGAACCATGGCTTCGATAGTAGGTCCCGTCGCATACCGTCAATGTCATCCGCTGTCAACGAAAGCTGCTCAAGACCTGAAGTATTCGCATGCATCGTGGTCCGACTTTGAGCCTTGAGATCCATGAACAATTTCTCAAATCCCGGAGGCGACTTGCCGAGATGAATTACAGTATGATGCGCAGTAGAGTATATCCTACCCATGAGCGCGACTTGTAAACCTTTTTCAGCATTGTTTGACTGATCGATACACAAAGCATGTGCCCATATCCGACAAACTCGACCCTTGTCGCGCATGTCCCGGAGAGCAGCGTCCAAGCTGGCAGTGATATCCTTGGCACTACCACCTAGGAATATCACTCCCCTCTGGCTTGCATCATCCCAGACGTAGGATAAAGCGGTGTAAGGTTCGATCAGGTCATAGTCACAATCAGAAAGTGTAGCATGATGTAACGAGCCCTTGAGATCTGCGCTGTGGTTGGGGCTAGGTTCGAGGTGAAGGAGTCGGAAAGAATCTCGATGTTCGAGAGGTTTGTACCGCAACATGTTGGAAGACATTGTGGAGAGATTACAGGCGTAGTCGAGCAGCCTTGCAGGGCAATAAGGTCCAGCAGCAATGTTGCGGAGTCGTAAAAGCGGCTGatattgatgctgatgttgtcaGCGCCTAACGAGTCGGTGCCTAATCAGCTAGCCATGTCCGAGTTTCAGCTGGACTCCACCTATAGTCGCAGTGCAACTTGTCAAGCCATGGCTCTGTTCTTTTGCCTAGCCCATGAAGCATAAACTGAGGGCGCTTACCCCGTAGATGGGAGATCTGTCTGGACAAACTGTATTTTCTGATAAGTGAATAATGCAACTTTCCTAAGCATATTTACCTACTATCACGATCTATGGCATGGCCCGATCTTGATTTCAAGTTCCCCATAATCAGTGAACCACAGAGGCTTAGTTTCTATCCACACATCACACCTTGGCAACGCCCGGTTATGAGGTGAAAGAACCCTTACGAGCCTAGGCTGATACAAGTTATATATGTatccagcttcatcaccatAGCGTCTTGACAAGTTTTCGCGGACAAATATTCCTCTCTTGGGGTGATCCATCCGCTTGATCTGCCGCACCAAAGAAGAATTGTCCTCATTCGTTTCGCTTCGTATCTTGATTGTCGGAGGCTGGTTATCAGATTGCTCTTTGTCACTTATAACGTAGGACCGTCCTTCGCCGAGCAGAACTGCCCAAAACTCTTGACAGCGCAGGTTTGCCCGTTCAAAAAAAGCAGGGTAGCGGCAGTCATGGGGTCCCCATTGTAGTCCAGTCACGAGAACAAGGGAGACGATGTGTTGAGGGCCAATTTGTAGCTCAAAATCCGTCACCCATGTAAGTGTTCCATCTTTGTGGGACGCAGAATCCTGGCGACATTCAAATGAGGGTATATATTCTTTGGTGTTCTGCCCATCGACCGATTTGAGAACCTTCAAGACGTCTTCATGCcagttgatcttgaaaacAGGCTTTTGATAATGACCTATGTCGCGAGTTTCCTGAATCGAAATATATTTCTTGATGGAGATACTTCTTcgctcagcctcttctctctcctcccagatatcatcatcaggTTCAAAGTCGTGGTAGGTATCCTCTGCGTCAAACAAATCTTTGATTGAAGGTACCTTGATCAGTTCATATGGCTTGAATCTAAAGTAAGTAACATTCCGGCTCGAGCTCGTCAGAAGGATTCCCAGAGAGCACTCCTTATTATCAGGGTGCTGGACACCCAGGTCGAAAATATAATCGACGCCATGGCCAATGCCATGCGGGTACTCTTCCTGTCTGAGGACTCGTCCTTGCATGTGAacatctttgctggtgaCTTCCATGCCAGACTCGAAATTGTTGACCCTGATTTCGACATTCAGCCAGTGAGCAAACTCAGCAGGTGAATCTGCAAAGCATCCTCGAAGTACACCGATACCATACGATGCGGAGTCTTGTTTCCAAGCAAAGAGGCTGAGATCGTCGTGGCTCTTTACAATTTCTTCCTGAAGCCGAAAAAAAGACTTTGGACCTTCTCCGTAGAGAAGAGGCATGTTGACATCGAAAATCCCTAAGAGACAATATGCAATATCTTCAACCCGGGTCGTTTCCCTGCGCGCTGCCCAGGACATTCTTTGCGCAACCGGGATGGTAGCGATATCTTCCTTGTATTCCAGTACTGAACTCGGAATGCCTGTTAACCTTTCTAGGATCTTGATGAATCGCAGGTCTGATCCTGGAGCCCTTGATCCGATGAGATTCCAATTTTGGTCGAGAAATACAACTTGACTGGGTGCAATCAGTTCTTGAAGAGTCCAGCCTCTCGTAAACCATCGACAGGCCCTCATTTCATCCTGGAGTCTAGAAAAAGCTGCATCGGCCCATTGCCTGCCTTCATCTGAGTCGGGCATGACAGTGTCAACCGGCGTGCAAGGGAACACCAGGTCAGAGAGGTAAACGTAGCATACTGAAGACTGCCGATACCACGCAAACATGGAGTTGATAGCCTCACTAAGCTCAGCGCTGCTTCTTTTATCGATGCAGCAGGTATCAATCCAGGCGTGAAGAATGTTGGCTTGACGGGATGCTTCGCAGGCCATTTCTATCTTTTTCCAGCCTGCCTTGCTTCGCGCGTAAGGGAGGCTCTCcatgtcttggaagagaaCTTCGTCTCCTTCCCACGTGTGAGACAGGATTGAGTAGGAAAGTGGTGGATTAACGAAGTCCTCTAGTTTATAGGTTTCTGTATTAATGAGCCACATGGTTATCTGGTTGTTTAGAAGCCAGAAGTGTATTGCCTGAATGAAGAGATATATGTGAGCTTGGACCAGTCACACAGTAACACCAGTGGAAGGGGAAAACCTTACAAAAATATGGTTTAGGGACAAATGTTTATAGgaataaaataaaaagtCCTTAACTACAGAAAGAAGATCCATGCGGGGTTTCTAGGACTCTTATTACTACTCTTTCAGCTGTGATACACTTGTAGACCTTTTAGCCGCCTCCCACAGAGACCAGCCAATAAGTGTCCACCAGGAAGCGCTTCCATGCTTGAGCGCGTGAGGAGGCGTTCAATCAGATTTTTAGTTAGTTATTCCTAGAAGGCGTGGCTTGGCTCGAGGAGGACCTGGTAAGTAGCAAGTTCAAAATTAGGTGTTGTAAAGTATCTGATGTTAGAAGGCGGGAGCTGCTGGAACCCgacctactccgtagattTAGACTAAATAACGGTATGAATAATTGCATAACGTCCAATTTCCATCAATACGAGCCCTGACTTGCGACCCTGGTGATGGAAATGAAAACCCGACCTTGAGCTCCGTATTTCTAAGTTTGTCgtttgatgttttctcaCCCGCGAGGGTAAATGATCAGTTTAAACTTTGGTGACCGGGTCCATCCTGGTCCATCTTCAGGAAAGGCGGTAAGTTCGGCAGTATTTATACCTCAGCGTCCCCCCATCATagcaacaagcctcaacGCAAAAGAAGTCATTACTTGCAGTTGACCAGTCCTTATACTTCAACTTATTTACCTCACCATGCGGCCATCcgatatcttcatcatggcgacaGCCTTTATTTCCGTCTCTGCTGAGACTTGCAAGCCAACATCTGCCATTTGCGTAAGTACGCAAAGTCTTTCATCCGAAGATGCACTAGCTTACAGTATATATAAGTCTCCTTATTCAATCTGTGCCAGTATGGGTCCCTCTGGTCAAGTATGCGGTACACAGGGAACAGCTTCTGATTGTACATGGGTGGCTAACCAGGGCTCTGATTCCGGGACTGTTACTGTAAGTCTGATAGGTTTTCAGCGCCAAACATAAGCTAACATCTTGAAAGTGCCAATGCTGCCACTAGGGGACAcagtatatatatattagtTTACCTAACACTTATAAACACAAGCTGCCTAATATATTTATTGTAATTTATTTACTAGTTAACTTACTGATTACTTAAATATTAACTATCTATATTTATATAGTTCAATAATATTTTTAAGTACTTTAGTCTTTACTTATATTTTATGttttattaaattaaagATAAAAATTTAGTTATATAACTATAGTACTTTAAACTTAGCAATGCTGCTTAACTTTATATGTTTATATAGTATTGTTACTACCTACCTGATTCTATCATCTTGTAAGCGCCAATATGCAGGCTGAAGTAATGTGACTGGAAGCCTTAACCTGATATTGAGGACCCGCCGCCGTGACTGGAGCAgaagccgccgccgcctgTTGGGGCGTAGGGACCCGTGGTGCGTGTATGAAACACCCCCGGGGGCTCTTGATTTTCTGTCAGATTATTGATCTTGTTCCCCTCTGTTACATTTTCATCCTTATTCTATATCTCAAATTAGCTACATTTATCCGGAACTTCCTTTCAAAGGTACGCTTAGAGGCCTAATTATTATTTTCACAAACAGTCCCGTCTCAGCGCTTACGCTCATATTTCTTCCGAAATCGGGACCCAGATTACGACCTCTTGATTCGCTATTCGCCGTTGATTGCGGCTTTTGTCACGGCTGAGCGGAAATGTCACGAAAAGCCCAGAAAGCCTGGTCTTGGGTCTTCAGAAGAGGGAAAGAGTATGAGA encodes:
- a CDS encoding nitrate reductase-like protein, giving the protein MDTCSEAPTICSRDSIEDIWGPRTPYVHQWPTRVDHACDEEPERWVQSACVLCSNGCGLDIGVKDGKVVGVRGRATDRVNKGRLGPKGLNGWKAINSKERLTHPLIRRNGKLERATWGEAMNLIVKKSKQLVEKLTAHSIAFYTSGQLFLEEYYVLALIGKAGLNTLHMDGNTRLCTATAAASMRESFGSDGQPGSYTDIDYTDCLFMVGHNMAATQTVLWSRVLDRLAGPTPPKLIVVDPRYSETASKATLHLAPRIGTNLALLNGIQHLMFKNSWINEDYVSKHVVGLQDLKSTVEGYNPERVSEITGVPASKIEEAASILGQTPSLLSSALQGVYQSNQATASACQINNIHLLRGLIGKAGSGIFQMNGQPTAQNNRETGCDGEFPGFRNHQNAKHMQELADLWNINNVQVPHWNEPTHIHNMLTFMEKGSIRMVWVSGTNPLVSLPNLPKVRDIFTRPELFVVCQDIYMTETASIADVVLPAAQWGEKTGCFTNVDRTVHLSHKAVEPPGEAKPDLEIFLGYSRRMGFKNKDHRPLTPWTQPEEVFEAWKRLSAGRPCDYTGMSYAKLTGGSGIQWPCNDQYPVGKERLFDDGVFFTDIDYCESYGHDLQTGVPYSEGYYKELRPAGRAILKACEYVPPYEDPDEEYPLRLSTGRNVYHFHTRTKTGRTALQKACPEPEIRVSEKDAEKFDVKTGDMVSIKSRRGEVEMKVKVGKISQGQAFIPFHFGYWDTKDGRARAANELTITEWDPISKQPTFKSGAISITKVPDGHPPAKERQSEALEKAEQNDSATSNVMEIDLSNRERQLETWLGETYESILLLRDITKQLLDHLVAESEAHSGVRILIQITKDTAKRLKPHVDKFGENQARGRHAAHTLRDSLFPESNDTPSQLQVLEALRSLQVYLAHLRVGLEALNPVSQAIWDEEFFQAVLYAISQVKRMQDWVTTQIKVRAPQALLVPCKVD